In Leishmania infantum JPCM5 genome chromosome 12, one genomic interval encodes:
- a CDS encoding arginine N-methyltransferase-like protein, with the protein MSSAQQCEEAAAEGTVVKTTANKDYYFDSYSHYGIHMEMLKDYHRTTAYRDAIWRNAYMFKNKVVLDVGCGTGILSMFAARAGARKVIGIDCSNVAVQARRIVQDNSFSDVITIIQGKVEELDLDEKVDIIISEWMGYFLLYESMLNTVLYARDRWGTPDVKILPNSANMYACGITDPQYIEQKFDIWKNVNGLDFSYFKRLSYIEPLIDTVDPEQIITDIVPFFSFDINKVTEAELSFTRTFALEAKQGDFVHAISVHFDTPFHAGHDPVVLNTSPMVPPTHWRQTVLYIFHPLIMKRGEKANFTIKCVPNPGNPRDLDISLRIDFDGELQACHYDQDFRLR; encoded by the coding sequence ATGTCCTCGGCACAACAGTGTGAggaggccgcggcggaggggacCGTGGTGAAGACAACGGCTAACAAGGATTACTACTTCGACTCCTACAGTCACTATGGCATTCACATGGAGATGCTGAAAGACTACCACCGCACGACGGCCTATCGCGATGCGATCTGGCGTAATGCGTACATGTTCAAGAACAAGGTCGTCCTTGACGTTGGCTGCGGTACTGGTATTCTCTCCATGTTTGCTGCCCGCGCGGGTGCGCGCAAGGTCATCGGCATTGACTGCAGCAATGTGGCGGTCCAGGCGCGCCGAATTGTGCAGGACAACAGCTTCAGCGACGTCATCACCATTATCCAAGGCAAGGTCGAGGAGCTGGACCTGGATGAGAAGGTGGACATTATCATTAGCGAGTGGATGGGCTACTTCCTCCTGTACGAGTCCATGCTGAACACAGTTCTCTACGCGCGTGACCGCTGGGGTACGCCAGATGTGAAGATTCTGCCGAACAGCGCCAACATGTACGCATGCGGCATCACCGACCCACAGTACATCGAGCAGAAGTTCGACATCTGGAAGAACGTGAATGGACTCGACTTTTCCTACTTCAAGCGCCTCAGCTACATTGAGCCCCTCATCGACACCGTCGACCCGGAGCAGATCATCACCGACATTGTCCCTTTCTTCTCCTTCGACATCAACAAGGTGACGGAGGCAGAGTTGTCCTTCACGAGAACCTTCGCACTGGAGGCGAAGCAGGGCGACTTTGTGCACGCCATCTCGGTCCACTTCGACACCCCATTCCACGCAGGCCATGATCCAGTGGTGCTGAACACGTCGCCAATGGTGCCGCCCACACACTGGCGGCAGACCGTGCTCTACATTTTCCATCCGCTAATCATGAAGCGGGGCGAGAAGGCGAACTTCACGATAAAGTGTGTGCCGAACCCGGGAAATCCGCGGGACCTAGACATTTCTCTGCGCATCGACTTCGATGGTGAGCTGCAGGCGTGCCACTACGACCAAGACTTCCGCCTCCGGTGA
- a CDS encoding metallo-peptidase, Clan MA(E), Family M1 yields the protein MVGMASSMSLSPVPEAVLQGLQTPEFRMPSLVLPQHYALEFQPDAQQHSFVGSVYITMRVLEAPSLPLRHLVLHALDLRLEASSIRVFVPADPSSAFAAAAPPAHPSHHLGDEASRQRPFSTEKGSYVACQGLDKIDISETVLLAFAAHLPSKFGDTFVLIIDRFDGVIATPPEMEGLFHSNSTDAAVLSTHLEPTGARRLYPCFDEPAIQATFQLSVIATAAQTVLSNTEVEADISVAALPYAAQKRQGTSEDTSNRRREAPESSTSASASLPQSAPSWHCVLFETTPRLHTCIVGFHVGRFTFLEQRSRRSGVLCRVVLPHTEASSGGCFALDLATKAVDFFTNFFRVQLPLKKLDVVGVETFCVLGMENWGMVNLLKDYLVVTETTPLERRQRVTRLIGHEICHQWFGDWVSIEWWNGLWLKEGMCRYLEYFFVNAVFPGWGLWNEFLCNIMNSALLADADPRETHPVDCCNPAPRRIYDSFDAISYGKGACVLRMLFSIIGVEWLKRATHLLMVRFAGRAINAKDLVDCIVDTTKERCSSEAQLQHVKALHACLSMVETVGHPYLYIYERPGESYTITQYVPPSKQHGLLVEYLQQQRRKSNAPVIDLFSTPVGASFEWTPESTLSRVTASFSIPLRTVEWSPSGCANASLIFLEEAEHQFACPTSASTLRTTRDDTPLMQPVAAPGHAGVETGAMPGSAASPAPQQTSSSSLLFGAPGCTRYFNQGGSGFFQCDYDAASWRRLFELVAFFSEEDRVIITLHFINFAKSQLGHQPGDTGDRCTLFFEWLLRLTGTSGAMNSFLWELVTNALTTLVQLVQHCYCHSIVKEFVNTLYTPLQRRRVLSFLAQDKTTSFQSSIHLSRQLVLRILQLLCLCDNSAVVKEAEETAKWSLRALLSPGDSHAHPSSSISSSTCGAAANEAGSGGVANRRMASVSAGLGLPSGSGAGAASPLSTKLPTAGNSGPLQSAALISVAGALPARGEPAALMSRGANWYSCGSVPLPSSPVKLLSVSNASISGHAASSVTRSVAPLSCTLAANHGGSSNVFAASYCNPAGGVAEPSSAKSTSWHSYPDQCAGDFDLEDASHIQAGSIALSHLVTQGRLEYWVAAAAVAVELLRLDRDELRRVSGMPAPTPRMVNVSQAHRRSILRLVLPAVFALDQESAFPLMTKVFHAAPFLESSSVMGLYRNSRFFFNLLSSRRLVTDRRTLEFLLRYGAEVCGNGYIIAQLKLLAQGGPSAHSAARIRGVEQYKGVEFADSVQPTDSSSSTKLPANVSSPLSSSSSAAVSERSALRKQCPAVAAALDCMESNCVWMGYCCSHYDQFLREQLHRRSWQAVHDESSAAVQLPTPLGNESCTHSESCGGVSI from the coding sequence ATGGTGGGTATGGCGTCCTCTATGTCTCTGTCGCCTGTgccggaggcggtgctccAGGGGCTCCAGACGCCGGAGTTCAGAATGCCGTCTCTGGTACTGCCGCAGCACTACGCGCTCGAGTTTCAGCcggatgcgcagcagcacagttTTGTTGGCTCGGTGTACATAACGATGCGCGTACTAGAGGCGCCTTCCTTACCTCTTCGCCATCTTGTCCTTCACGCGCTAGACCTTCGCCTTGAGGCATCATCCATACGCGTCTTTGTTCCCGCCGACCCCTCGAGCGCcttcgcagccgccgccccaccGGCTCACCCGAGCCACCACCTTGGCGACGAGGCCTCGCGGCAACGACCGTTCAGCACAGAGAAAGGAAGCTATGTTGCGTGCCAAGGCCTGGACAAGATCGACATCAGTGAGACAGTTCTGCTTGCCTTCGCCGCACATTTACCGAGCAAGTTCGGCGACACCTTCGTGCTCATTATTGACCGTTTCGACGGCGTCatcgcgacgccgccggaAATGGAAGGGCTCTTCCATTCCAACTCCACGGATGCCGCCGTGCTGAGCACGCACCTCGAGCCGACCGGAGCGCGCCGGCTCTACCCCTGCTTTGATGAACCAGCGATTCAAGCCACTTTTCAGCTGTCTGTCattgccaccgccgcgcagaCGGTGCTGTCGAACACGGAAGTGGAGGCGGACATAAGCGTGGCGGCACTCCCGTACGCCGCGCAGAAGCGACAGGGCACGAGCGAGGACACCAGCAACCGCCGCAGAGAGGCGCCGGAGTCGTCGACGTCCGCCTCCGCATCATTGCCGcagtcggcgccgtcgtggcaTTGCGTGCTATTTGAGACAACGCCGCGACTGCACACGTGCATTGTGGGGTTTCACGTCGGCCGCTTCACCTTTCTGGAGCAGCGCTCGCGACGCTCAGGTGTGCTGTGTCGTGTGGTGCTCCCGCACACAGAGGCGAGCAGtggcggctgcttcgcgctCGACCTAGCCACCAAAGCCGTCGATTTTTTCACGAATTTCTTCcgtgtgcagctgccactAAAGAAGCTCGATGTGGTCGGCGTGGAGACGTTTTGCGTGCTTGGCATGGAGAACTGGGGCATGGTCAACCTGCTGAAGGATTACCTTGTCGTGACGGAGACGACTCCGCTggagcgccggcagcgcgtgaCGCGGCTCATCGGCCACGAGATTTGCCACCAGTGGTTCGGCGACTGGGTCTCCATTGAGTGGTGGAACGGTCTATGGCTGAAGGAAGGCATGTGCCGCTACCTGGAGTACTTCTTCGTCAACGCCGTCTTCCCTGGCTGGGGTCTGTGGAACGAGTTCCTGTGCAATATAATGAATAgcgcgctgctcgccgaCGCGGACCCGCGCGAGACGCACCCGGTCGACTGCTGCAACCCGGCCCCACGGCGTATCTACGACTCATTCGACGCGATAAGCTACGGCAAgggggcgtgcgtgctgcggaTGCTCTTCAGCATCATTGGCGTGGAGTGGCTGAAGCGTGCAACGCATCTGCTGATGGTGCGGTTCGCCGGCCGCGCGATCAACGCCAAAGACCTCGTTGACTGTATCGTTGACACGACCAaggagcgctgcagcagcgaggcacagctgcagcacgtcaaGGCGCTTCACGCTTGTCTGAGCATGGTGGAGACGGTGGGCCACCCCTACCTCTACATCTACGAGAGGCCGGGCGAGTCCTATACGATCACGCAGTACGTGCCTCCTAGCAAGCAGcacggcctcctcgtcgagtacctccagcagcagcgccgcaagtCCAACGCACCTGTGATCGACCTCTTCTCCACCCCGGTCGGTGCATCGTTTGAGTGGACGCCGGAGTCGACGCTCAGTCGCGTCACTGCATCCTTCTCGATCCCACTGCGCACCGTGGAGTGGTCGCCGAGCGGCTGCGCCAACGCCAGTCTCATCTTTCTCGAAGAGGCAGAGCACCAATTTGCCTGTCCAACATCTGCGTCGACGCTGAGGACGACGAGAGACGACACTCCTCTCATGCAGCCAGTAGCGGCACCTGGCCACGCCGGCGTTGAAACGGGAGCGATGCCGGGATCGGCAGCCTCCCCCGCACCTCAGCAgacttcgtcgtcgtcgcttcTCTTTGGGGCTCCGGGCTGCACGCGCTACTTCAACCAaggtggcagcggcttctTTCAGTGCGACTACGACGCAGCGTCGTGGCGCCGTCTCTTCGAGCTCGTCGCCTTCTTCTCGGAGGAGGACCGCGTGATCATCACGCTGCACTTCATCAACTTCGCCAAATCACAGCTCGGCCACCAGCCCGGCGACACCGGCGATCGCTGCACACTTTTCTTtgagtggctgctgcgccttaCCGGCACCTCTGGGGCCATGAACTCGTTCTTGTGGGAGCTTGTCACCAACGCGCTCACCACGCTGgtgcagctggtgcagcacTGCTACTGTCACTCGATCGTGAAGGAGTTTGTGAACACTCTCTACACGCctctgcagcgacgccgtgtGCTGTCGTTCCTCGCCCAAGATAAGACGACATCTTTTCAGAGCTCGATCCACCTCTCCCGCCAGCTCGTGCTCCGCATCCTACAACTGTTGTGTCTGTGCGACAATTCGGCGGTAGTgaaagaggcagaggagacggCGAAGTGGTCACTGAGGGCGCTGCTATCACCCGGCGACTCGCACGCCCATCCATCGAGCAGcatctccagcagcacctgtggtgccgccgcgaaCGAAGCGGGctccggcggcgtcgcaaaCCGGAGGATGGCGAGCGTGTCGGCCGGCCTAGGGCTCCCCTCTGGCTCAGGTGCAGGCGCAGCTTCCCCGCTCTCTACGAAGCTTCCTACTGCCGGAAATAGCGGCCCGCTGCAGTCAGCGGCATTGATTTCCGTCGCGGGGGCGCTGCCAGCTCGCGGCGAGCCGGCGGCGCTCATGAGCAGAGGGGCAAACTGGTACTCGTGCGGCTCCGTCCCGCTTCCGTCATCTCCAGTGAAGCTGCTGAGTGTATCCAACGCGTCGATTTCGGGGCACGCTGCCTCCTCGGTCACACGCTCCGTGGCGCCGCTCTCGTGTACCCTAGCGGCCAACCACGGCGGTAGCAGCAATGTGTTCGCTGCCTCCTACTGCAACCCCGCAGGTGGCGTGGCCGAGCCATCCAGCGCGAAGAGCACGAGCTGGCACAGCTACCCGGACCAATGCGCCGGCGACTTCGACCTCGAGGACGCAAGCCACATCCAGGCCGGCTCAATCGCGCTGTCGCACCTCGTCACGCAGGGCCGGCTGGAGTACTGggtggcagccgcagctgtcgCGGTGGAGTTATTGCGGCTGGACCGTgacgagctgcgccgtgTGAGCGGGATGCCGGCCCCGACCCCACGAATGGTGAATGTGAGTCaggcgcaccggcgcagcaTCCTGCGGCTTGTCCTTCCCGCGGTGTTCGCGCTCGACCAGGAGTCGGCCTTCCCGCTCATGACAAAAGTGTTCCATGCCGCGCCGTTTCTGGAGTCGTCTAGTGTGATGGGGCTCTACCGCAActcgcgcttcttcttcaaCCTGCTGTCAAGCCGCCGCCTTGTGACGGACCGGCGCACCTTAGAGTTTCTTCTCCGCTACGGCGCTGAGGTGTGCGGGAACGGCTACATCATCGCACAGCtgaagctgctggcgcagggTGGCCCATCGGCGCACAGCGCTGCCCGCATCAGGGGTGTGGAGCAGTACAAAGGCGTCGAGTTCGCCGACAGCGTGCAACCAACGGactcgtcctcgtccacgaAATTGCCTGCAAATGTCTCCTCTCCGCTGTCCTCTTCGAGCAGTGCGGCTGTGTCAGAGCGAagcgcgctgcgcaagcaatgtcctgcggtggcggcagcgttggATTGCATGGAGTCCAACTGCGTCTGGATGGGCTACTGCTGCAGCCACTACGACCAGTTTCTGCGTGAGCAGCTTCACCGAAGGTCGTGGCAGGCGGTGCACGATGAGAGcagtgcggcggtgcagttGCCCACACCTTTGGGGAACGAGAGCTGCACCCACTCCGAATCCTGCGGCGGTGTCAGCATCTGA